In Arthrobacter citreus, a genomic segment contains:
- a CDS encoding NAD(P)-binding oxidoreductase — MRIVIAGAHGQIARELGRLLAAHGHDVAGLIRNPDQADDVEADGAAPVVIDLENSTSDDVIQVLTGADAAVFAAGAGPGSGAARKDSVDRGAAVLLADGAEQAGVSRFVQISAAGLDSVRDDARPEGIDDVYYAYLVAKLAAEEDLKTRDLDWTILRPGHLTNDAAEGLVELGPAEEQGSVPRHDVAAVLAELINTGRGSRQTLSVVSGSTSIPDAVAALPITL; from the coding sequence GGGCCGGCTGCTGGCCGCCCACGGCCACGATGTCGCCGGACTGATCCGCAATCCGGACCAGGCGGACGACGTCGAGGCTGACGGAGCGGCCCCGGTTGTCATCGACCTGGAAAACAGCACCAGCGACGACGTGATCCAGGTCCTGACCGGAGCCGATGCGGCTGTGTTTGCCGCCGGTGCCGGGCCGGGCAGCGGTGCGGCCCGCAAGGACAGCGTGGACCGCGGCGCCGCCGTGCTGCTCGCGGACGGGGCCGAGCAGGCGGGCGTGTCACGCTTTGTGCAGATTTCCGCGGCGGGGCTGGATTCCGTCCGGGACGATGCCCGGCCGGAGGGCATTGATGATGTTTACTACGCCTACCTCGTGGCCAAACTGGCGGCCGAAGAGGACCTCAAGACCCGCGACCTGGACTGGACCATCCTGCGCCCGGGGCACCTGACCAATGACGCGGCCGAGGGGCTGGTGGAGCTGGGGCCGGCGGAGGAACAGGGCAGCGTTCCCCGGCATGATGTTGCCGCCGTCCTCGCCGAGCTGATCAACACCGGACGCGGCAGCCGGCAGACGCTGTCGGTTGTCTCCGGTTCCACGAGCATCCCGGATGCCGTGGCGGCGCTTCCCATTACGCTTTAG